Genomic DNA from Streptomyces sp. GS7:
GCATCCGGCGGGATCGCATCACCGCGGTACGCGGGGTACGGGCCCCGGACGTCGAGTACCTGGCCCAAATAGCCAATGCCGCCGAGCAGTTGGGGTTCGAGGCGGTGCTCACGCCGACCGGGACGTGGTGCGAGGACGCCTGGCTGACGACGATGGCGCTGACCCAGGTCACCGAGCGGCTGAAGTTCCTGGTCGCGTTCCGGCCCGGGGTCGTCTCGCCGGTGCTGGCGGCGCAGATGGCCGCCACGTACCAGCGGATCTCGCGGGGACGGCTGCTGCTGAATGTGGTGACCGGTGGTGACGCCACCGAGCAGAAGCGGTTCGGGGATCATCTTGACCATGATCGGCGGTATGCCCGTACGGATGAGTTTCTGCAGGTCGTACGGGGGGTGTGGGGCGGCACGCCGTTCGACTTCCGGGGTGGGCACTACCAGGTCGAGGGCGGGCTGACGGCGCTGCCGCCGGATCCGCTGCCGGAGATCTTCTTCGGGGGGTCGTCCGCCGCGGCCGGTCCGGTGGCGGCCCGGAACGTGGATGTGTATCTGACCTGGGGGGAGCCGCCTGTGCAGGTGCGGCGGAAGATCGACTGGATTCGCGGGCTGGCGGAGCGGGAGGGGCGGACGGTCCGGTTCGGGATCCGGCTGCACACCATCTCCCGGGACGCGTCGAAGGAGGCATGGGCGACCGCCGACCGGCTGCTGGACGATCTCGATCCGGACACCGTGGCCGCCGCCCAACAGGCGCTGCGCAGGAGCGAGTCGGTGGGTCAGCAGCGGATGCTGGCGCTGCACGGCGGCTCGCGCGACCGGCTGGAGATCTCGCCCAACCTGTGGGCGGGGGTCGGGCTGGTACGCGGCGGGGCGGGCACCGCGCTGGTCGGCAGCCATGCCGAGGTGGCCGACCGGATCGAGGAGTACCACGCGCTGGGGATCGAGCACTTCGTGCTGTCCGGATACCCGCACCTGGAGGAGGCGTACTGGTTCGGGGAGGGCGTACGGCCGGAACTCGCCGCTCGCGGGCTGGTGGACGCCGGGCCGTCGCCGCCGGCGGGCGTCCCGGCCGCGAGCGGACGGCCGGTGTCCGACCCGGTGGGCGCCTCCGTCGTGCCCGGCGGCCCGGCCTGAGGCGGCGCGCCGCGGTGGCGGCGCCGGGCTCCGGAGCGGGGCGATTCCTGGACGGCCTGGACGAACCGGACGGCCCGGACCGCTCCGGATCCCGGTCGGCGCCGGTCAGGCCGCCGCGGTGCCGGAGGCGTCCGCTACGGGGACCCGGCTCAGTTCCCAGGCGCGGAGCTGGGCGTATCCGGGGCGGATGACCTCGTTGAGGAGGGCGGCCCGCTCGTCGAAGGGCAGGAAGGCGGACTTCACCGCGTTGACGGTGAATTCCTCCAGCTCCGCCGCGCCGTAGCCGAACGTGTCGCGCAGGTGCTGGAACTCCTGGGTCATCGTGGTGCCGCTGACCAGGCGGTTGTCGGTGTTGAGGCAGACGCGGAAGCCGAGCCGGCGGAGCAGGTCGACGGGGTGCTCCGGATAGCTGGTGGCGGCTCCGGTCTGGAGGTTGGAGGTCGGGCAGACCTCCAGGGCGATCCGCATGTCGCGCACGTAGGAGGCCAGGCGTCCCAGAGTGACCTGGCCGTCGGCGCCGATCGCGATGTCGTCGGTGATGCGGACGCCGTGGCCGATGCGGTGGGCGCCGCAGCGCAGTACCGCCTCGTGGATGGACTCCATACCGACCGCCTCGCCGGCGTGCACGGTCACCCGGGCGCCCTGGCTGCGCAGGTAGTCGAAGGCCGCGGCGTGCCGGCTCGCGGGGTTGCCGATCTCGCCGCCCGCGATGTCGAAGCCGGCCACCCCGCGGTCGCGGTGGGCCACCGCCAGCTCGGCTATCTCCAGGGCGCGGTCGGCGTGCCGCATGGCGCACAGCAGGGTGCCGACGCGGATGCGGTGGCCGGCCGCCGCGGCCCGGCGTTCGCCCTCGCGGAAGCCCGCGTTGACCGCGTCGACGACGTCGTCGAGGGTCAGGCCGCCCGCCAGGTGCTGCTCGGGGGCGTAGCGCACCTCGGCGTAGACGACGCCGTCGGCGGCCAGGTCCTCGGCGCACTCGGCGGCGATACGGAACAACGCCCCGCCGGTCTGCATCACCGCGCAGGTGTGCGCGAAGGTCTCCAGGTAGCGCTCCAGAGAGCCGGAGTCCGCGGCGTCACGGAACCAGGCGGCCAGCGCGGCGGGGTCGGTGGTCGGCAGGTCGCGGTAGCCGATGGCCTCGGCCAGCTCGATGATCGTCTCCGGGCGGAGACCGCCGTCGAGGTGGTCGTGGAGCAGCACCTTGGGGGCGCGGCGGATCCGCTCGCCGTTCAGGGGGTGGGCGGACTGCCGGGGGAGCTTGTCAGACAACGTCATGGGGCGCGAGTATGACACGTCCCCGCCGTCGCGTCACCGAAGGGGTCATCGGGCCACCGGCCCCGTTCACCGCGCCTGCCACACCGGGAGGGCGGGCGCCCCTGGGGGCAGCATGTGCTTGGCGGCCAGCAGAGGGGTGCGGTCCAGCCGTACGACCTGGGTGACGAGGACTCCGGGGGTGTCGGCAGCGCGCCCCAGCTGCCGGCCGCGCTGCCGGCCGAGCGTGGTGGCCACGATGGTGCTGCTGCCGGTCAGCGGCAGCCCGCGCCCGGCCGACAGCAGCAGCCGCAGCATGGACGACGTGCGCCCCTCGGGCCCGTCGAACGCCGCGACGGCGTCCGGCAGCAGCTCCCCCACCGTCTCGTCCGCGGCCCACTCCTGGGTCAGGCAGGCGGGCATCCCGGCGACCTCGATCAGGCTCTCCCAGAAGCGCACCTCGCCGTTGGACGGCAGGACCAGATGCTGCGTGGAGAAGTCCGTCGGCTCCTCGCCGGTACGGGCCAGCGGCACGGTCACGGCCTGCCGCCCCTCCCCCAGCAGCTCCTCGACGGGCTTGAGGAACTCGAAGCCGCGCGGCGGGAGATGGTGGTTGACCGTGCGCCCCACCCCGCGCCGCACGTTGATCACGCCGTCCTCCTGGAGCAGGATCAGCGCCTCGCGCAGGGCGGGGCGGCTCACGCCCAGTTCGGCGGCGAGCCGGGGCTCGGTCGGGAGGGTGGAGCCCGGCGGGTAGGTGCCCGCGCGGACCGCCTCGACCATCCGCTCGTAGAGTGCGACGACCGGGCGTCGCCCCTGAGCTTGTCTGCCGGCCATATCCGTCTCCCGGGGTCCGTGGTCAGACCGGCCCGCGGCCGTCCGCGAGCCGCCTGCCGCCGTGCCGCACGGGTCGCATCCCGTGCGCAGGGCAGTTTCCCATCGACGGTGCGGTGCGGGCCAGCGCGAACGGACTCCTCGGCCGACTCCTTGTGCGGCTCCTTGCCCGACGATCTTGTCTGACAGGTTTGCGTCCGCGGGTTACTTCTCCAGTTCCCGGTGCGCGGTCTCCGGCAGCGTCAGGTAGACGCCGAAGGAGATCAGGCAGAGCACGGCGACGTACCAGGGGAAGAGGTCCGGGTGGCCGGACTGCTTGAACCAGGTGCCGACGTACGGGGCGGTGCCACCGAAGAGGGCGACGGTCAGGGAGTACGGGAAGCCGATGCCGGCGGCGCGTACCCGGGCGGGGAAGACCTCGGCGTTCACCGCGGCGGCGACCGCGGTGTAGCCGGTGAGCAGGACCATGCCCGCGCACTGCACCAGCAGGAGGGAGAGGAAGGCGCCGGTGACCAGGTGCAGCAGCGGAACGGCCAGCACGGCGAAGCCGAGGGCGAAGGCGAGCAGCAGCGGTTTGCGGCCGATACGGTCCGAGAGCATGCCGCCGAGCGGCTGGAGCAGGGCGAAGAAGACCAGGGAGAGGGTGCCGACGGTGAGCGAATCGGCCTTGTCGAAGCCCGCGTTGACCTGGGCGTAGGTCGGGAGGTAGGTGGTCCAGGTGTAGTACGCGAGGGTGCCGCCGGCGGTGATGCCGCAGATGAGGAGCGACTGGCGGGGGTGGCGGCGCAGGCCCTCGAAGAGGCCGGGGCGGGCGGCCTGCTGCTCGGCGGCCGAGGTCTGCACTGCGCTCGGGGTTCCGCCCGAGCGGGCGGAGCCCCGAGCGGGAACGGAGTCGAGCGCCGGGGAACGGGTCTCCTGGGCGCCGCTCCGGATCCAGAGTCCGAGCAGGCTCAGCAGCGCGCCGCCGAGAAAGGCGGCCCGCCAGCCCCACTGCCCCATCTGGCGCTCGGTGAGCAGTGCGGCGAGCAGCGCCCCGGTCCCGGAGGCGAGCAGCTGGCCGAGGGTCGTGGAGACGTACTGGAAGCTGGAGAACAGCCCGCGCCGTCCCGGACCCGCGGATTCCACGAGGAAGGTGGTGGAAGCGGCGAACTCCCCGCCTACGGAGAGCCCTTGGACGAGGCGGGCGATGACGAGCACGACCGGGGCGAGCACGCCGGTGGCCGCGTAGGTGGGGGTGAGGGCGACCAGCAGGCTGGCGCCGCCCATCAGCAGGATCGTCAGGGTCAGCGCGGCGCGCCGGCCGCGCCGGTCGGCGACCGCGCCCATCAGCAGTCCGCCGACCGGGCGCATGAAGAAGCCGACGGCGAAGACCGCGAAGGTCGACAGCAGCGGCACCAGTGAGTTGCCGGCTTCCTTGGGGAAGACCTGGTCGGCGAAGTAGACGGCCAGGAAGGAGTAGGCGTACCAGTCGTACCACTCGACGGCATTGCCGATGGAGGCGGCGGCCAGCTGCCGTATCGGCGACGGCGGGCGATCGCCGCGGGGCGCCCGGTCCTCGGTGATGGGCTGTGCACTCGACATGGTCCTCCGCTCCCGGTTCTTCTCCTCGGCCTCCCGCTGGGGCAGGATGATCCGACACGTGATCATGTACCGGTGAGGCGGGCCACCGCCAGGGGATTCGGCGGAGGCGGCGCGGCCGAAACACCGCCGCAAGAAAACGGCACGATGACGGCAAGGAGATCGCAACGTGCGGGTAGCACTGTTCGTCACCTGCATCAACGACACGCTCTATCCGCGGACGGGGCAGGCGGTGGTGACGCTGCTGGAGCGGCTGGGCGTCGAGGTGGACTTTCCCGGCGCCCAGAGCTGCTGCGGGCAGCCCCAGTTCAACACCGGCTACCGGCATGCCACCGAACCGCTGGTGCACCGCTTCGACCGGGCGTTCCGGGACTACGCGTACGTGGTCACCCCGTCCGGTTCCTGTGCCGCGATGGTGCGCGACAACTATCCGCGGATCGGGGCGAAGGCGGCCGCCGAGGGGCGTGGCCGGGAACTGGCCGACGCGGCGGCGCGGGCCGTGCCCAAGACGTACGAGCTCACCGAATTCCTGGTGGACGTGCTGAAGGTGACGGATGTGGGCGCGTACTACCCGCACACCGTCACCTATCACCCGACCTGTCACGGCCTGCGCATGCTGGGGCTGGGCGACCGGCCGCGGCGGCTGCTGGAGCACGTCAGGGGGCTGGAGCTGCGGGAGTTGCCGGGTGCCGAGGAGTGCTGCGGGTTCGGCGGCACGTTCGCGGTGAAGAATCCGGCGGTGTCGGCCGCGATGGGGGCCGACAAGGTCCGGGCGGTGGCCCGGACCGGCGCCTCGGCGGTCTGCACGGTCGACAACTCCTGTCTGATGCACATCGGGGGCACGCTGGCGCGGCAGGGTTCGCGGGTCCGTCCGGTGCACATCGCGGAGATCCTGGCCGCCACGGAGGACGGCGCGGAGGGCGGTGCCGTCCCCGGTGCGGTCGACGGCGCGGAAGGGGGCGCGCGATGAGCGGCACCTCTCTCGGGATGCCGGCGTTCCCGCGGGCCGCCGCGGTCTCCACCGGCGACAGCCGGCTGCGCGCCAATCTCACCCATGCCACCCACACCATCCGCGACAAGCGGGCCAGGGCCGTCGCCGAGCTGGACGACTGGGCACAACTGCGGGCCGCGGGCGCCGCGGTGAAGGACCGGACGCTGCGTCACCTCGACCACTACCTGGAGCGGTTGGAGGAGTCGGTGGTCGCCGCGGGCGGCCGGGTGCACTGGGCGGCGGACGCCGAGGAGGCCAACCGGATCGTCACCCGGCTGGTGCGGGAGACCGGTGAGCGCGAGGTCGTCAAGGTCAAGTCGATGGCCACGCAGGAGATCGGGCTGAACGAGGCGCTGGCCGAGGCCGGCATCCGGGCGTACGAGACAGACCTGGCCGAGCTGATCGTGCAGCTCGGGGACGATCTTCCGTCGCACATCCTGGTGCCGGCGATCCATCGCAACCGCTCCGAGATCCGGGACATCTTCCTTCGGGAGATGGGGAGTTGGGGACGTCCGGCGCCCGAGGGGCTGTCCGACTCCCCCGCCGAGCTCGCCGAGGCGGCCCGGCTGCACCTGCGGGAGAAGTTCCTGACGGCGAAGGTGGGGATCTCCGGGGCCAACTTCATGGTCGCCGAGTCCGGCACGCTGGTGGTCGTCGAGTCCGAGGGCAACGGCCGGATGTGCCTGACGCTGCCGGAGACGCTGATCTCCGTCGTCGGTATCGAGAAGACCGTGCCGACCTGGCAGGATCTGGAGATCTTCCTCCAGTTGCTGCCCCGTTCCTCGACGGCCGAGCGGATGAACCCGTACACCACCACCTGGACGGGGACCACGGACGGCGACGGGCCCCGGACCTTCCATCTCGTGCTGCTCGACAACGGGCGCACCGACACCCTCGCCGACACCGTGGGGCGGCAGGCGCTGCGCTGCATCCGCTGCTCGGCCTGCCTGAACGTCTGCCCGGTGTACGAGCGGGCCGGCGGGCATGCGTACGGTTCACCGTATCCGGGTCCGATCGGGGCCATTCTCACGCCTCAACTGCGGGGCATCGAGGGATCGTTGGAGGCGTCGCTGCCGTACGCCTCGTCGCTGTGCGGGGCGTGTTACGAGGTGTGCCCGGTCGCCATCGACATCCCCGAGGTCCTGGTGCACCTGCGGGAGCGGGTCGTCGAGGGCGGCCCGGTCACCCGGCGCGGCACCCGCACCGTCCTGAAGCCGGCCAGGGGCCATGCCGCGGAGCGGGCGGCGATGCGGGCCGCGGCCTGGGCGTTCGACCATCCCGGCGCGCTGCGCGGCGGGATGCGGCTGGCGTCCCGCACCCGGCGGCTGCATCCGCGGCGGTTGCCGGGGCCGGGGCGGGCCTGGTCCGACAGCCGTGAGCTGCCGGCGGTGGCGGCCGAGTCGTTCCGCGACTGGTGGCGGCGCACCCGTGGCGAGCAGCGCCCCGACGGGGCGTCGGGAGAAGGGCGAGGAGGCGTCAGATGAGCGGCCGGGACGTGGTGTTGGCGCGGATCCGGCGGGCGCTGGCCGATGTACCGCGCGGCGAGGGGCCGAGCGATCCACCGGTCGCCCGCGACTACCTGCGGGTGCACGGCTCGCGTACGGCCGGGCAGGACGTCGAGCTGCTCGCCGAGAACCTCGCGGACTACCGGGCGATCGTGCACCGCAGCGGCCCCGACGGACTGCCGGCGCTGATCGGCCGGCTGCTGGCCGAGCGCGGGGCGCGGTCGGTGGTGGTGCCGCCGGGGCTGGATCCGGGGTGGCTGGCCGCGGCCGAGGTGACGCGGGTGCCCGACCTGGCACCGAGCACGGCACGCGAACTGGACGCCGTGGACAGCGTGGTGACGGGGTGTGCGCTGGCGATCGCGGAGACCGGCACCCTCGTGCTGGACGCCGGGCCCGACCAGGGGCGGCGCCGGATCACCCTCGTCCCCGACCACCACATCTGCGTCGTGCGCGTCCCCGGCCAGGTCGTCGGCTCGGTCCCCGAGGCGCTGCCGCGACTGGCCCCCGACCGCCCGCTGACCTGGATCTCCGGACCGTCCGCGACCAGCGACATCGAACTGGACCGGGTGGAGGGGGTGCACGGTCCGCGGACGCTGGAGGTGGTGCTGCTGGCGGCCGGCTGACGGCCGCGGCGCGGAGGGTGACCCTGACGTTGGCAGGCATCCGGTGCGTACCAAACGGAGGTGTCTGGGTCGCCGCCGGGCGGGCCGCCAGACTCGTGGCCGTCGTCATCGGGCGACCGACCGAGAGGCAGGCACCACATCGTGAGCAGCGACAACTCCCTTGTTTGGGAGGCAGGTTGGGCGGCATCCATGCAGCGCCCCAGTGCGGGGTTCGACAAGAACTGGGCCGAGGAGGGGTTCGCGGATCAGACCGTACGGCAGGTCGTACGAGTCACCGGGACGGGGACCTCGGCCCGGGTCAAGCTCTCCCACCGCTACGGGACCGCACCGCTGGAGGTGTCCGGCGCCTGGCTCGCGCGGACGGACCGGGGGCCCGCGGTGCACGGCGGTACCGGTCGCCGGCTCACCTTCGGCGGGGCGGATTCCGTACGGATCCCGGCGGGCGGCGAGGTGCACAGCGATGCGGTGGAGGTGCGCGTGGCGGCCTTCGACGCGCTGACCGTGTCCCTGTACTTCGCCCGGCCGACAGGGCCGGCGACCTTCCACGCGCAGGCGTTCGCCACCTCCTACCGGGCGGCGGGCGAGCAGTTGGGGGAGGTGGATCCGGCGGTCTTCGGTGAGACGACGGTGTCGTGGTACCACCTCGCCGCCGTGGAGCTGGCCGACGGCGGGGCGGCGCGGCGGGACACCGTCGTGGCCTTCGGCGACTCGATCACCGACGGCTTCGGGTCGACGGTCGACGGCCACGCGCGCTACCCGGACGCGCTGGCCGAGCGGCTGGCCGCCGCGGGCACCCCGCGTCCGGTGCTCAACCACGGCATCGGCGGGAACCTGCTGCTGCACGACTCGCCGTGGTACGGCGAGTCGGCCGGGGAGCGGTTCGGGCGGGATGTGCTGGAGCAGCCGGGCGTGCGGTCCGTCGTCGTGCTGGTGGGCCTCAACGACATCGGGTTCAGCGAGGTCGACCTGCCGACGTACAAGCCCGATCCTGACCTGTCGGCCGGTCAACTCATCGCGGGATACCAGGGGTTGATCGACCGGGCGCGGGCGGCGGGGGTGCGGGTCACCGGGGCGACGATCACGCCGTTCAAGGGGTCGGAGTACCACACCCCGGCAGCCGAGGCGAAGCGCCGGGAGGTCAATGCGTGGATCCGCGCCTCCGGCGCGTTCGACGCGGTGGCGGACTTCGCGTCTGTGCTGGCCGATCCGCGGGACGCGGACGCGCTGGCGCCCGGTTTCGACTGCGGGGACCGCAAGCACCCGAACGACGCGGGGTACCGGGCGATGGCGGCGGCGGTCGATCTCGCGGCGCTCTGACCGCCGGGGTGCGGCGGCGTCCGGTCTGAGCGGCGCCGGAGCGGGGCGGGCGCCGCCGGCCCGGCACCGCGCCGGTCACACCAGCATGCCCGAGGCGTGCCCGTCGTCCGCCGCGCCGTCGCCGTCCGCCGGCACCTGGTGCGCATCGCGCCGCACCAGCGCCGCATAGCGCCCGTTGGCGGCCAACAGCTCGTCGTGGGTGCCGCGTTCGGCGATCCGGCCGGCGTCCAGGACGACGATCTGGTCGGCGTCGCGGATGGTGGAGAGGCGGTGCGCGATGGTGACCGTGGTACGGCCCGCGGAGAGGGCGTCGACGGCCTGCTGGACGGCGTGTTCGGTGCGGGTGTCCAGGGCGCTGGTCGCCTCGTCCAGGACGAGTACCGGCGGGTCGCGCAGGATGGTGCGGGCGAGGGCGAGGCGCTGCTTCTCGCCGCCGGAGAAGCGGTAGCCGCGCTCGCCGACAAGGGTGTCGTAGCCGTCGGGGAGGGCCGCGATGTGGTCGTGTATCTGGGCGGCGCGGGCGGCGCGTTCGATCTCCTCGTCGGTCGCGTCGGGCTTGGCGAACCGGAGGTTGTCGGCGACCGAGGCGTGGAAGAGGTAGGTCTCCTGGGAGACCACGCCGACCGAGCGGGCGAGGGTGTCGAAGCCGAGGTCGCGGACGTCGGTGCCGTCGAGGGTGACCCGGCCCTCGGTCACGTCGTAGAGGCGGGGGACGAGGTAGCTCAGGGTGCTCTTGCCGCTGCCGGTGGGGCCGACGACGGCGAGGCTGCCGCCCGCCGGGATCGTCAGGTCGATGCCGTCCAGGGTGGGCGCCGCTTCGGGGTCGTAGCTGAACCGCACGTTCTCGAAGCGGACTTCACCGCGCGGGGCGGGCAGCTGTACGGGGTCGGCGGGCTCGGTGATGGCGACCGGCAGGTCCAGGTACTCGAAGATGCGCTGGAAGAGGGCCAGCGAGGTCTGCATGTCGACGCCGGTGGACAGCAGCGAGACGGTGGGGCGCAGCAGGCCCTGCTGGAGCGAGACGAAGGCGACCAGGGTGCCGATGGAGAAGGCCGGGCCGCCGAACTGGAGGACGATCCCGGCCGCCCAGTAGATGAGCGCGGGCATGGCGGCCATGACGATGCCGATGGTGGCCATCCGCCAGCGGCCGGCCATGTTGGCGCGGATCTCCAGGCCGACCAGGCGCTCGGATTCCTCGGCGAAGTTCTTGGTGAGCGAGTCCGCGCGGCCCATGGTGCGGCCGAGCAGGATGCCGCTGACGGAGAGGGATTCGGTGACCATCGCGGACATCGACGCCAGCTGCTTCTGCCGCTGGGTGGTGATCTTCTTGCGCTCGTTGCCGACCCGGCGGCTGATCCAGACGAAGACCGGGAGCAGGAGGAGCGAGACGACGGTCAGCCGCCAGTCGAGGGCGACCATGGCGACGACGGTGGCGACGACGGAGGTGAGGTTGGAGACCAGGGACGTCGCGGTGGAGGTGACGGTGGCCTGCATGCCGCCGATGTCGTTGGCGATCCGGGACTGGACCTCACCGGTGCGGGTGCGAGTGAAGAAGGCCAGCGGCATCCGCTGGAGCTTGGCGTAGACGGCGGTGCGCAGATCGTGCATCACGCGCTGGCCGACGGTGGTGGATATCAGGGTCTGGAGCACGCCGAAGACGCTGGTGGTCACGGCGGTGGCGATCATGCCGAGGGCGAGCAGGGACAGCAGTCCGGTGCGCCGTCCCGGGATGGCGACGTCCAGGATCTCCCGGAGGAGGAACGGGGACGCCACCGAGACCAGGGACGAGGCGGCGACCAGCAGGCCGACGAGGGCGAGCCGGGCTCGGTAGGGGCGGAAGAGGGCGAGGATCCGCCGCAGGGGGACCGGGGCGTCCGGGTCCTTGGGCGGTGCGGTCCATTGGGGTTCGTCGCGGCGCATGGGCTCCTTCGGGATGCGTACCGGAAACTGGGGCATCGTGGAGCCTAGCTCATTGTTACCTATACTCACAATGAACAAGGTCCTGCTATCCTCGGGGCATGCCCTCGCCCTCCCCCGACTCGTCCGCCGGCAGCGGCAACCTCGCCGAACAGCTGGTCCGGCTGACCCGCCGGATGCACCGCGCGCAGAAGCGCCATCTGGAGCATCTGGACATCGCCTTCACCCCGGCCCAGTCCCGGCTGCTGCGGATCGTGGACCACTACCGCGACACCCCGCCGCGGATGGCCGACCTCGCCGAGCGGCTGGAGGTCGTTCCCCGGGCGGTGACGACGCTGGTGGACGCACTGGAGGCGAACGGTTCGGTACGCCGGGTCCCGGATCCGGCCAACCGGCGGGTGGTGCGGATCGAGCTCACCGACACCGGGCGCAGCACGCTGCGCGCGTTGCGCAGCGCCCGGCGGGCCGCGGCGGAGGAGATCCTGGCCCCACTGACCGCCGAGCAGCGCGAGGTGTTCGGCGACCTGCTGTCGGCTCTGGTCGACGGGCCGGGTAGGCATCACTGACCTGAGCACCACGGCAGCACCGCCTCACCGGAGGAGTGACCGTGCCCCTGCTGGAGCCCCGCCCCCACGCCCTGCGGCCCGCGGCCACCACCGGGCCCGCGCCCGACCGGGTGCCCGACCGGCTGGCCGCGGGCACCCCGGAGCCGCTGCGCGGCGACCTCGTCGCGCTGCTCGGCGCGGACAAGGTGCTGCACGAGGTCTCCGACCTGGTCCGCTACGCGTCCGACGCGAGCCCGTACCGCTTCGTCCCGCAGGTCGTGGTGCTCGCCGAGGACGTCGACGACATCTCCGCGGTGTTCTCCTACGCCCACGGCAAGGGCCGCGGCGTCGTCTTCCGGGCCGCCGGGACCTCCCTCAACGGCCAGGCACAGGGCGAGGACATCCTCGTCGACGTACGCCGCCACTGGGCCGGGATCGAGGTGCTCGACGACGGCGCCCGCGCCCGTATCCGTCCGGGCACGACGGTGCTGCGGGCCAACGTCGCGCTCGCCCGGCACGGCCGGCTGCTCGGTCCCGACCCGGCCAGCGCGATCGCCTGCACCCTCGGCGGGGTGGTCGCCAACAACGCCTCCGGGATGACCGCCGGGACCACCCGCAACTCCTACCGGACGCTCGCCTCGCTCACCCTCGTCCTGCCGTCCGGCACCCTCGTCGACACCGCCGACCCGGACGCGGACACCGCGCTGGCGCGCGCCGAACCGGCGCTCTGCGCGGGGCTGCTCGCGCTCAAGGCGGAGATCGAGGCGGACCCCGGGCTGGTGGCGCGGATCCGCGCCAAGTACCGGATCAAGAACACCAACGGCTACCGGCTGGACGCCTTCCTCGACGGCGGCACGCCCGTGGAGATCCTGCGCGGGCTGATGGTCGGCTCCGAGGGCACGCTCGGCTTCATCGCCGAGACGGTCTTCGACACCCTGCCGCTGGACCGGCACACCACCAGCGCGCTTCTCTTCTTCCCGAACCTCGCCTCCGCTGCCGCCGCCGTACCGCGCTTCAACGAGGCGGGCGCGCGGGCCGTGGAGCTAATGGACGGCAACACGCTGCGCGCCTCGGTGAGCGTGGCCGGCGTGCCCGCCGACTGGGCGGAACTGCCGAAGGAGACCACCGCGCTGCTGGTCGAGTTCCGGGCGCCGGACGAGGCCACGCGGCAGGCGTACGAGCGGACCGCGGGACGGCTGCTGGACGGGCTGGAGCTGGTCGCGCCGGTCGCCTCGGTCAGCAACGCCTTCACCCGGGACCCGGCGGTCATCGGCGGCTACTGGAAGGCCCGGCGCGCGTTCGTCACCGCGGTCGGCGGATCCCGGCCGCCCGGTACGACGCTGATCACTGAGGACTTCGCGGTGCCGCCGGACCGGCTCGCCGACGCCTGTACGGCGCTCCTGGACCTCCAGGCCCGGCACGGCTTCGACGCGGCGGTCGCCGGCCATGCCGCCCACGGCAACCTGCACTTCCTGCTGGCGTTCGACGCCGCAGACCCGGACGACGTGGCCCGCTACGCCGCCTTCATGGACGATTTCTGCCGGCTGACCGTCGGGCGCTTCGACGGCTCGCTCAAGGCCGAGCACGCCACCGGCCGCAACATCGCGCCCTTCCTGAAGCTCGAATGGGGGCCGCGGGCAACGGAGTTGATGTGGCGGATCAAGCAGACTGTCGATCCGCACGGCATCCTGGCCCCGCGCATCCTCCTGGACCGCGATCCCCGGGCGCATCTGCGCGGGCTGAAGACCATCCCGCAGGTAGAGGCCATCGCCGACCCGTGCATCGAGTGCGGCTTCTGCGAACCGACCTGCCCCAGCAAGGATGTGACCACCACGCCCCGCCAGCGCATCGTGCTGCGCCGCGAGATGCTGCGCCAGCCGCCCGGCTCCGCCGTCGGCGAGGCGCTGCTCGGCGCGTACGGCTATGCCGCGGTGGACACCTGTGCCGGCGACTCCACCTGCGAACTGGCCTGCCCGGTAGGCATCGACACCGGGGCGCTGATGAGGGACTTCCGGCGGCTGCGGCACTCGCC
This window encodes:
- a CDS encoding lactate utilization protein B; this encodes MSGTSLGMPAFPRAAAVSTGDSRLRANLTHATHTIRDKRARAVAELDDWAQLRAAGAAVKDRTLRHLDHYLERLEESVVAAGGRVHWAADAEEANRIVTRLVRETGEREVVKVKSMATQEIGLNEALAEAGIRAYETDLAELIVQLGDDLPSHILVPAIHRNRSEIRDIFLREMGSWGRPAPEGLSDSPAELAEAARLHLREKFLTAKVGISGANFMVAESGTLVVVESEGNGRMCLTLPETLISVVGIEKTVPTWQDLEIFLQLLPRSSTAERMNPYTTTWTGTTDGDGPRTFHLVLLDNGRTDTLADTVGRQALRCIRCSACLNVCPVYERAGGHAYGSPYPGPIGAILTPQLRGIEGSLEASLPYASSLCGACYEVCPVAIDIPEVLVHLRERVVEGGPVTRRGTRTVLKPARGHAAERAAMRAAAWAFDHPGALRGGMRLASRTRRLHPRRLPGPGRAWSDSRELPAVAAESFRDWWRRTRGEQRPDGASGEGRGGVR
- a CDS encoding LutC/YkgG family protein, coding for MSGRDVVLARIRRALADVPRGEGPSDPPVARDYLRVHGSRTAGQDVELLAENLADYRAIVHRSGPDGLPALIGRLLAERGARSVVVPPGLDPGWLAAAEVTRVPDLAPSTARELDAVDSVVTGCALAIAETGTLVLDAGPDQGRRRITLVPDHHICVVRVPGQVVGSVPEALPRLAPDRPLTWISGPSATSDIELDRVEGVHGPRTLEVVLLAAG
- a CDS encoding SGNH/GDSL hydrolase family protein, with translation MQRPSAGFDKNWAEEGFADQTVRQVVRVTGTGTSARVKLSHRYGTAPLEVSGAWLARTDRGPAVHGGTGRRLTFGGADSVRIPAGGEVHSDAVEVRVAAFDALTVSLYFARPTGPATFHAQAFATSYRAAGEQLGEVDPAVFGETTVSWYHLAAVELADGGAARRDTVVAFGDSITDGFGSTVDGHARYPDALAERLAAAGTPRPVLNHGIGGNLLLHDSPWYGESAGERFGRDVLEQPGVRSVVVLVGLNDIGFSEVDLPTYKPDPDLSAGQLIAGYQGLIDRARAAGVRVTGATITPFKGSEYHTPAAEAKRREVNAWIRASGAFDAVADFASVLADPRDADALAPGFDCGDRKHPNDAGYRAMAAAVDLAAL
- a CDS encoding ABC transporter ATP-binding protein, with amino-acid sequence MRRDEPQWTAPPKDPDAPVPLRRILALFRPYRARLALVGLLVAASSLVSVASPFLLREILDVAIPGRRTGLLSLLALGMIATAVTTSVFGVLQTLISTTVGQRVMHDLRTAVYAKLQRMPLAFFTRTRTGEVQSRIANDIGGMQATVTSTATSLVSNLTSVVATVVAMVALDWRLTVVSLLLLPVFVWISRRVGNERKKITTQRQKQLASMSAMVTESLSVSGILLGRTMGRADSLTKNFAEESERLVGLEIRANMAGRWRMATIGIVMAAMPALIYWAAGIVLQFGGPAFSIGTLVAFVSLQQGLLRPTVSLLSTGVDMQTSLALFQRIFEYLDLPVAITEPADPVQLPAPRGEVRFENVRFSYDPEAAPTLDGIDLTIPAGGSLAVVGPTGSGKSTLSYLVPRLYDVTEGRVTLDGTDVRDLGFDTLARSVGVVSQETYLFHASVADNLRFAKPDATDEEIERAARAAQIHDHIAALPDGYDTLVGERGYRFSGGEKQRLALARTILRDPPVLVLDEATSALDTRTEHAVQQAVDALSAGRTTVTIAHRLSTIRDADQIVVLDAGRIAERGTHDELLAANGRYAALVRRDAHQVPADGDGAADDGHASGMLV
- a CDS encoding MarR family winged helix-turn-helix transcriptional regulator, producing the protein MPSPSPDSSAGSGNLAEQLVRLTRRMHRAQKRHLEHLDIAFTPAQSRLLRIVDHYRDTPPRMADLAERLEVVPRAVTTLVDALEANGSVRRVPDPANRRVVRIELTDTGRSTLRALRSARRAAAEEILAPLTAEQREVFGDLLSALVDGPGRHH